Sequence from the Fusarium oxysporum Fo47 chromosome VI, complete sequence genome:
AGACAAGGTCAAAGAACCCGTTGTTGGAGTAGCAACGGTAGACGTGACCCTTCAAACAGGGCCGCCTCGTCATCTGGCATCTGGTATCTTGTACGGAATACCAGATAGACCAGATCAGATACCTGATCACTTTTACAAAGACCTTGGGTTCAATTATGGTCGAGGTGGTGGATCTCAATTACCCGGAACCAAAGGCTACGCCGTCAGTCTCGAAGACTACAAGGTACACTACATCCGAGCATCATTGGTGTACGTATTAACATTATTAGGCTCGCTTTGCTTCAGCGTTGAGTAACTACAATACTACTCGAAAACACGGCGGCGAGTTCATTTATTTGCTCCCTGCTGCTTGGGGTGCTGATGGCGGACAGTCGGAAAACTTTGCGTACCCTGGAGACAACGATGATTGGACGAGTTGGGATGTGTTTCTCGAACGGACgcttgatgatgtgaagAAGTCTGATATGATTGAGGGGCTCGTTATAGATATTTGGAATGAACCGGATTTGAGCTTCTTTTGGAATAGATCGATGGAGCAGTGGTTGGAACTCTGGACTCGTTCGTTCAAGAAGATTCGGTATGTTGTTCCATAGATACTTGGACCGTTCTAATATGTTCACAGAGAGGCGCTTCCATCCGTTCGGATTACTGGCCCCAGTATGTCCGCCATCCCCTCAACGTCCCATGAATGGTGGTCAGCCTTCCTGCCTCGCTGCAAAGATAGCCTACCCGATCAATGGTCCTGGCACATGGAGGGCGGCGACGAAGCAGTCACCATGGCGAGATCAATGGCCTCATTCCATGATCTGTTGTCCAAGCACGACATTCCTCTCGATAAGGCTCAAGATGTGAACATCAATGAATATGCTGTTTATGGAGAACAAGTCCCGTCTGCGGGAGCATGGTGGATCGCTGGTCTTGAGCGAGAGAATGCACATGGCCTTAGAGGGAATTGGGCTATCGCTGGAGCGTTGCATGACTTTATGGCTGGTAAGTCTGTCGAAGATCGTCGTGGTTCAAATACTGATGATAGTAGGTCTCTTGAGTAAGCCCAACGGCAGTGGTGGTAGCTACGCCATCGAGGGGGAAGGATACTGGCCAACGGCTGAGTTTCAGGTCTACCGGTATTACGCCTCAAGCATGAAGGGACAACGTCTGAGGACCACCGCGAGTTCAGATGGGTTGTTCGATGCTTATGCGACTGTTGAGGGGGACGTTGTGCGGATACTAGCGGGTACGCGCTCGAGACCAGGG
This genomic interval carries:
- a CDS encoding glycoside hydrolase superfamily, translated to MPEEYMSMLKSLPSEVDKVKEPVVGVATVDVTLQTGPPRHLASGILYGIPDRPDQIPDHFYKDLGFNYGRGGGSQLPGTKGYAVSLEDYKARFASALSNYNTTRKHGGEFIYLLPAAWGADGGQSENFAYPGDNDDWTSWDVFLERTLDDVKKSDMIEGLVIDIWNEPDLSFFWNRSMEQWLELWTRSFKKIREALPSVRITGPSMSAIPSTSHEWWSAFLPRCKDSLPDQWSWHMEGGDEAVTMARSMASFHDLLSKHDIPLDKAQDVNINEYAVYGEQVPSAGAWWIAGLERENAHGLRGNWAIAGALHDFMAGLLSKPNGSGGSYAIEGEGYWPTAEFQVYRYYASSMKGQRLRTTASSDGLFDAYATVEGDVVRILAGTRSRPGNWTIDVVGLTDDTRVKVKTLAFRVVDGDRFKRVDRPHDLEEREEVVKEGKLKLRMKHQDPTTAFAFELSV